The genomic interval TCATGTGAACCGCCGCAGGTTCACTGCCGCTCTCGCGCGGGGAGGGAACTGTCAGTTCAGCGGTGGTGGCCTATCGACTGCTGTTCTCTCGCAGCGCCGGGTAGTCGCCGCGGGTGCTACCTGAGAGGCGGGCGTAGTTCTCGAAGGTGGCGACGCTGAAATCGAGTATGTCTGCGAGGACTTTGGCGGGGACGGCTCCGGCGAGCCGGAACCGGGCGGCGTTCTGTAGCGCGGAGATGCTGGTGCCGAGAGGGCGCAGGCGTAGTGAAAGGTATTGCGGGTCGAGAGGCTGCCCAGGGAGACGGCCAGGGAACAGCCATGCGTCATCGTCGGCGTCGGGTCGGAGGTCGAGTTGCCCCCGGGCGAGCAGGGTGATCGGCGCGGGCAACGTGAGCGGACGGTCTCCGATGCGGAGGTCGAGGCCGTCGTTCTCGGCGCGGAGCTGGCGGCGATGCAGCGCGAGCGTCTTGGTTGCGGGCAGTCCGTAGACCGCGATCAGCAGCGCCGCAAGGCGCGCATCGAGCGCGATACCGCGATCCGTGGCGAGGGTGCGGATGACGTTTTCAAGGTGTGCCTCGGACGTGCTGATCGCGGGTTCTCGGCGCGGAAGCGTGGAGATGTCGAGGTCGGGTGTGATGTCGCGTTCGGCGGCCCAGGTGAGGAACTGTGGGAGCCATCGTCGTGCGGTGTGGAGGGTGATGAACTCCTCGATCTGTGCCTGAGTGAGAGCGCGCAGGGGCGTCTGTTGTTCCTCAGCCCAGGTGAGGAAGGTGACGAGGCCCCGCAGCGATGCTTTGACGTGCCGAGCTGCGCCGATAGCGATGTCGCCTTCGGCATCTCGGCTGGCTCGGCGTAGCAGCACCCATCGGGTGTAGGTGCGCAGCATCTGGTGGTGATCGGTGGGGGCTCCGCCGATGGTCTGCGTGGCCCAGGCCATCAGCTGCCGCGTGGCCGCCGCGTCGCGCGGTAGGGCACCGGCGTCGAGGAGGAGCGCGCGCAGGTAGATCAACGGCTTGCCCGGCCGCGGGGCGTCGAGGATCGACTCGACCGGCACCCGCCCAGAGGCGATGTCGCGGAGAACGTCGGTGCTCGGCCCCATGCGCAACCACTTGATGACCTGTGCTGGGCGAGGCTGGACGAGCAGGTAGTTGCGCAGTGCGCGCATCGGAGGAAGGAAGGCCCCGTCCGGGCCGGCGAGGATGTCGTTGCAGCGGTCGCTGAGAACGCACTTCCCGCAGAGGCGACCGTAGTTGTGTTCTTCGCTCCCGCAGCGGCGGCAGGCGTAGCGGGCGGGCTGCCCCGCGCATCCCGCGCAGCATGGGCGGTCGTCGTCGCTGAGGAACGCAAGGATGCGTTTCTCGCCGCATCCGGGGCAAGGGGCGGCGTTGCGCAAGATGCGGTTGCGGCAGGCGAAGCAGTGCGGGCCGTGCAGGATGGTCGCGGCGATCTTCTTTTGTTGCCCGCACGAGACGCAACGCCGCAGTCGCCGGGGATAGCAGTTCAGGCAGACTCTTCTCCCGTCGATGCGCCCGACAGTGGTAACGATCTTCCCGCAGTTCTCGCACGCGAACGTCGGCATGCCGTCCGTTCCGCAGCGCTGGCAGACGCGCTGCCCATCGGCGTTGGTGGCGGTGAGCTTCTTCATCCGCAAGCACTGGGGGCACTCGCCACGCGATCGGCTCTGCGCACAGCGGAAGCACTCGCGCTGTCCTTGCTCGTTGCGCTTCTTGACGACCTTCCGGGTGCGACACGTCGGGCAGAGCGGGAGCCGGACGCCCGTCACGCCTTCGCGTGCGAGATTCGCAAGAAGAACCTGGACGATGACGGTGGTCTCAGCGTGCACGTCAGCGGGATCGAACTCTTCGCTCGACAGCAGGCGGAGCACTCCGTTCCGTCGCGACGGTGCGATGATCCGCTCTGCCGCGTCGACGATGGCCTGTTCCAGCGCGGTCACGCCCTTGTTGGCCAGCGCCGCCGCGACGCGCAGCCCGAAAGCCCCGTCCGGCTGCGGGGTGCCGCGTGGGATCGTCACGGCTTCGGTCGCTGGATGCGCGCGGGGACGGTGCGCAGGTCACCGATGTCCTCGATCCTCCCGCTCGTGCCCGTCGCCTCCACCGACCGCACGGCAGCTTGATCGAGGACGAGCAGGTCGCTGGGCGTGCAGTCCAGGATCGTGCAGAGCGCGGCAAGGACCTCGACGTTGAGACGTTGCGGGGTCTGCGTCACCAGCCGGAAGACCTGCTCGCGGGAGAGCGTGACGCCTTCGGCTTTCAACGGTTCGAGGAGGTCGGTGGTCTTGAACATGCCGCGCTCGGCCATCAGCGTTCGCAGCCGCCAGGTGATCGTCTTCGTTGTCATCAGGTGCTTCCATCCGGGAAGTAGAACTTGTCGATCGCCGCAGCCAGGACACGATTGCGGTAGTCATCGGTCACCGAGGTGTAGATCGCCGTCGTCGAAGCGTAGGCGTGACCGACTTGGGCCTGCACGAACTGCTCCGCGTAACCGAGCTCGATCAGATGCGTCACGTAGGAGTGGCGCAGGCTGTGCAGGGTCAACGCGCCAGGCAGCCCGGCCTCGTCGCGCAGCTGCGCGAACCGGCGGTCGAGGTAGCGGGGGCCGACGCGCGTGCCGCGCTCGGTCGGCCATAGTCCCGGATGGTTGCCGGGGTTGAACTTCTCCCGAACCTGCTCGACGTAGACGCGCAGCCCGTCGATCGCCCAGTCGAACTCCGGTAGCGACAGTACCGAGCGACGCTTGGGGATCGAGCCTTTCGAGGACTTCCCGTGCCGCACGTGTAGCAGCCCGAACCGGCCCCATTGCGGTGTCTTCGCGTTCGTGCGCAGATCGACCACATCCAGACCCAGCGCCTCGCGGCGGCGTAGCCCCCACGCGTAGATCGTCTTCAGCAACTGCGCGTCCCGCAGCGCGGCCAGCGCGCCCTTGCGGCCCTGCTGTCGCAGCGTCTCCACTCGGGCGTCCGCGACGGCGAACAGTGCCTCCAGCTCGTCATAGTCCAGCGGGCGACGGCCCGGTGTGCCCTCGAAGTCGACGGTGTGCGCGACCGTGTTCCACTCGAAGCACACCTGCGACGGCACCGACCCGAACCGAGACCGACACTCCGCCACCCAGCCGTAGCGCTGGTCGGTGATGAAATCGCAGAACGCGCGCAACGTCAGGTGATAGATCCGCACCGTCGAACGCGCCAACGGGCGGGAGCCGCTGAACAGGCTCGTCGTGAAGTCCTCGATATCACCCGGCAGCCATTCCCACGGGTACGAGTCCGCGAACCGCTGGAAACGCTCCACCTGCCAGCGGCGCATCTGGATCGTCTGCTTGGCGAGGCCCCGACTCACCTGCTGGCGGGAGAACCCATCGAGCATGCCACTGAACACGGCCGCGTCCTCGCGCAACGGCACGACGCCCGGCTGTCGAAGCAGCAACACCTCCACATCCTCACTCATCCCATCATTATTGCATCTAACACAACATTATGATGGATGACATGGCTCGAAACGTGGATCGCACCGTCGGGAAATCGCCCGGAATCGTGCGGCTGAGCGCCATCCGGGGACGTCAGCGCGCTCCACTGCACGGCTACGCTGGCAAGCAGACGCGATCTTGGCGACCCAAAGGCTCGGAATCGCGCGGAACCACGGGCTGTTGCATCAGATCGAAAAGTTCTTGGTTCATCACGCACGCCCTGGGCGAGACCACGATCGAGACGAAGCCGGAGCGGGTCGCCACGATCTCCTGGGGAAACCAGGACGTCGCCCTCGCCCTCGGCGTCGTGCCCGTCGGCATGGACACGCAGGTCTGGGCGTGGTCCGGCACCGCGAAGCCCGGCGTCTACGAGTGGACGAGCGACAAGCTCGATGAGCTCGGCGCCGACCTGCCGCCGCTCTTCGACGCGACCGACGGCGTCGACTTCGAGGCGATCTCCGACACGACGCCCGACGTCATCCTCGCCGCCCAGTCCGGCCTCTCCGAGGAGGACTACGAGACGCTCTCCGGCATCGCCCCCGTCGTCGCCTACCCCGGCATTCCCTGGTTCACGCCGTGGCGCGACCAGATCACGCTCAACGCCGAGGGCCTGGGCCTGAAGGCCGAGGGCGAGGCGCTCGTGGACGACCTCGAGAAGCAGATCGCGGATGCGACGGCGGATGCCGGCTTCGCGGGCAAGAGCGCCGCGTTCTTCTACATGAGCCCCGCCGACCTGTCGAAGGTGTCGCTGTACACCGGCGGCGACTCGCGCACGGCCTTCCTGCACGACCTCGGGTTCGACCTGCCGCAGGTCGCCGTCGACGCGGCCGACGCCGGCTCGTTCTACCTCGACTTCAGCGCCGAGAACGCCGACCGGCTCGCTGACGTCGACGTCATCGTCACGTACGGCGACGAGACCCTGCTGCCCGCCCTGCAGGCAGACCCGCTGTGGAGCACACTGCCCGCCGTCAAGAACGGCGCGGTCGTCGCGGTCGGCGAGGGCGACGCGTACAGCGCCGCCGTCAGCCCCACGGCGCTGTCGATCCCGTGGGTGCTCGACCAGTACGTGGGTGACCTCAAGGACGCGGCAGCGAAGGTTCAGTGACCGTTTCCGTCGCGCCAGTGCGCCGCGCGTCCGCCCCGAGGGGGGACGCGCGGCGCCGCGTCGTCGTGCTCGCGGTCGCGCTGGTCGCCGTCGTCGTGTCGGTCGTCCTGTCCCTGTCCTTCGGCTCGCGGCCGGTCAGTCTCGACCAGATCATGGCGGGCATCGCGGCGTGGGTGCGCGGCGAGACACCCGCCGACATCGGCGCGCTCGCGGTGCAGAGCCGCGTCCCCCGCACGGTGCTCGCCCTCCTCGCCGGCGCCGCGCTGGCCCTCTCCGGCGCGCTCATGCAGGCCATCACCCGCAATCCTCTCGCCGACCCCGGCATCCTCGGTGTCAACACTGGCGCCGCCCTCGCCGTCGTCATCGGCATCGCCTTCTTCGGCGTCTCGAGCGCCCTCGGCTACCTCGGCCTCGCCCTCGTCGGCTCCTTCCTCACCGCGTTCTTCGTGTACTTCGTCGGGTCCGTCGGCCCCGGCGGCACGACCCCGATCAAGCTCGCGCTCGCGGGCGCCGCCACGACGGCGGCGCTGTCCTCGCTCGTGTCCGCTGTGCTTCTGCCCCGCCAGAACGTCATGGACGAGTTCCGCTACTGGCAGATCGGCAACGTCGGCCGTGCCGACTGGGAGACCATGGGCATCATCGTCCCCGTGCTCGCGGTCGGCACCCTCGTCGCGCTGCTGTGCGCGTCGTCGCTGAACGCCCTCGCCCTCGGTGACGACGTGGCGACCGGCCTCGGCGTTCCGGTCGGCCGTATCCGGATCGTCGCCGCGATCGCCGGCGTCGCCCTCTGCGCCGCCGTCACCGCCGTGGCGGGTCCGATCGGCTTCGTCGGCCTCATGGTGCCGCACGCCGTGCGCCTCCTCTCCGGCGCCGACCAGCGCTGGCTGCTCCCCCTGTCGGCCCTCGGCGGCGCTATCCTGCTCACCCTCGCCGACACGATCGGTCGCGTCATCGGCTCGCCGGGCGAAGTCGAGGCCGGCATCATCACGGCGTTCCTCGGCGCGCCCGTCCTCATCGCCATCGCGCGTCGCACCCGGATGAAGGCCCTCTGATGACCGCGCTCCTCGCCCCGCCGACGGACGCCGCGGTCACCCGCCTCCGCGCGGGTCGCCGCAGCCGGTCGCGCCGCCGCATCCTCACGATGTCGGCTCTCGGCGTCCTCGCGATCGTGCTCTTCGGCGCGATGCTCGTGCTCGGCAACACGATCTACCCGCTCTCGGATGTCCTCGCGGTCCTCACCGGACAGAAGGTCCCCGGCGCATCGTTCGCCGTCGGGACGCTGCGCCTGCCGCGGGCGCTCACCGCCGTGCTCGCCGGCATCGCCTTCGGCGTCGCCGGCTCCACCTTCCAGACGATGCTGCGCAATCCTCTCGCCAGCCCCGATGTCATCGGCATCACCTCGGGCGCGAGCGCCGCGGCGGTCCTGTCCCTCGTCGTGCTGCACTGGAGCGGGGCCGCCACGATGGGCCTCGCTCTCGTCGCCGGCATCGTCACCGCCGCGATCATCTACCTCGCCGCCCGGGGCGGGGAGTCGACCGGCGGCCGGCTCATCCTCATCGGCATCGGCGTGGGCGCGATGATGGATGCCGTCGTCTCCTATCTCCTCCTGCGCGCCGCTGTCTGGGACCTCCCCGCCGCCATCCGGTGGATGACCGGCAGCCTCAACGGCTCGCGCATGGAGGACGTGCCGCCCCTCGCGATCGCCGTCGTCGTGCTCGTGCCGATCGTCGTCCTCCTCGGCCGCGACCTCGGCACCCTCGAACTCGGCGACGCGTCGGCGACGGCACTCGGTGTGCGCGTGGACCGCACCCGCATCCTCCTCGTCCTCGCGGCCGTCGCGCTCGCGTGCTTCGCGACGGCGACGACCGGCCCCATCGCGTTCGTCGCGTTCCTCGCCGGTCCCATCGCGGCGCGGATCGTCGGCCCCGGCGCGCCCGTCATCCTGCCGGCGGCGCTCACCGGCGCCGTCCTCGTCCTCGCGGCCGACCTGCTCGGGCAGTTCGCGTTCGATACCAAGTTCCCCGTGGGCGTCATCACCGGCATCCTCGGTGCCCCCTACCTCATCTACCTGCTCATCCGAACGAGCCGCCGCGGAGGATCGTCATGACCGCACAGCACGTGCTGACCACCGAGGCGCTCGTCTCGGGGTACGGCGCCACCCGCATCGTCGACGGGATCGACCTGCAGTTCCCCTCCGGCGGCATCAGCGTCATCGTCGGGGCCAACGCCTGCGGCAAGTCGACGCTCCTGAAGACCATCGCGCGGCTCATCCCGACGCAGTCCGGTGCGGTGCTCCTCGACGGCAAGCGCATCGACGGCATCCCGACGAAGGAGCTCGCCCGCACCCTCGGCCTCCTCCCGCAGCAGCCGATCGCCCCCGAGGGCATCGTCGTGGCCGATCTCGTCGGTCGGGGCCGCCACCCCCACCAGAAGCTCTTCCGGTCGTGGACCGCCGACGACGATCGCGCCGTCACCGAAGCGCTTGCCGCGACGGGCGTGCTCGACCTCGCCGACCGCGCCGTCGATGAGCTCTCCGGCGGGCAGCGCCAGCGCGTGTGGATCGCGATGGCGCTCGCGCAGGAGACGGACCTGCTGCTGCTGGACGAGCCGACGACGTTCCTCGACGTCTCGCACCAGATCGACGTGCTCGACCTCCTCACCGACCTCAACCGCACGCGCGGCACGACGATCGTCATGGTGCTCCACGACATCAACCTCGCCGCCCGGTACGCCGACCACCTCTTCGCCCTCAAGCGGGGCCGACTCGTCGCCGACGGCACACCGGCCGACATCGTCACGAGCGATCTCGTGCGCGAGGTCTTCGACCTCGATGCGCTCGTCATCACCGACCCCGTCTCGGGGGCGCCGATGGTGCTCCCCCGCGGCCGGCACCACGTGCGAGCCGCAGACCACGCCACCCCTCACGCCACAGGGGGCACCCGATGACCCGCACCCGTCCCACCAGCCGGTTCTTCCGCGCGGAGGTCACCGCGATCACCGACCTCACGCCGAGCTTCCGCCGTTTCACGTTCGGGGGTCCCGACCTCGCCGACTACGGCGACCCGGGGTTCGACCAGCGCATCAAGATCGTCTTCCCGACCCCCCGCACCCCCATCGACGCGATGCCGACCGGCGAGGACTGGTGGACGCAGTGGCGGGAGATGGACGAAGACGCCCGGCCGCCGTTTCGCACCTACACGACCCGCGCGGTGCGCGCCGCGGCGCACGAGGTGGACGTCGACATGGTCTCCCACGACGTGCTGGGACCGGCGTCGGCCTGGATCGCCGACGCCCAGCTCGGCGACGAGGTCCTGATCTTCGCTCCGACCACGGCGCACACCGGCATCAGCTACGGCATCGACTTCGTCCCGCCCGCGGAGACCGACGACATCCTCCTCGCGGGCGACGAGACCGCCGCGCCGGCGATCGCCGCCATCCTCGAGCAGCTGCCGCCGCAGGCGCGCGGCGTCGTGGTGCTCGAGGTCCCGCATCCCGGCGACGCCGCCTACCTGCCTGTCCACCCCGGCTTCGAGTACCGCGTGGCAGCGCGCGACCACGGCGATCGCCACACCCACCTCGTCGCGGCGGTGGAGGAGACCGCCACACGGCTCGTCCCCGCCGGGCGCGGCGCGGAGGTCGAGGAGATCGACATCGACCAGGACATCCTCTGGGAGGTACCGCGCACCGCGAAGGGCGGTGCCGCCCTGAAGAGCGCGCCGCTGTACGCCTGGCTCGCCGGGGAGGCCGGTGCGATCAAGACCCTGCGCCGCCACCTCGTCACCGACCACGGGATCGACCGCCGCGCCATCGCTTTCATGGGCTACTGGCGGCTCGGCCGCGCCGAGGTGTAGCGGGGCGGCGCCGCCGCGGGAGCGCTGTCGCGGCCGTCGCGGCGGCGACGAGCGCGGCGGCGGCGAGCAGCGTCGTTCCGATCAGGGTGATCCGGGCGTTACCGAGCCGGTCGCCGATGCGGCCCTGCACCTCCGCGCCGGCCGCCCATAGCAGTGCGGCGGACGTGAGCCCGAGGCCGGCGCCGGTCGCGTCGAAACCGTAGTGGTCGATGAGGAGGTAGGGCACGTCGATCTCGGCGCCGAACAGCGCGCCGGCGATGAGGGCGCGCTGACGAGGGGGCATGACGGTCGTGACCGCCAGCGACTGCGTCGCCGCGAGGAACACCATCGCGACGGCGCCAAGGGTCACCCAGACGTGTTCGGGCGCCCAGATCCCCGCCGCACACGCCGGTTCGGGCGCGTTCACGCCGGCGCGAGGGCGCCGATGCGCGTGACGGCGTCGGTGAGCACATCGGGGGCGCAGCCGAAGTTGAGGCGGACGAACCCGACCCCCTCCGCCCCGAACTGCGGACCGTGGTGCAGCGCGACCTTGGCGTCCCGCTGGATGCGGACGGCCGGGTCGTCACCCCAGCCGTACGCCGACAGGTCGATCCACGCCAGGTAGCCGGCCTCCGGCATCCGGTACACGGCCTGCGGCAGCTGCGCGCGGAGCAGATCGCCGAGCAGTCGGCGGTTGCCGTCGAGGCGCGCCCGCAGCGCATCGAGCCAGTCGTCCGACGCGCCGCCGAAGGCGGCGACGCCGGAGATCGCGCCGAACAGGCCGGTGCGCCATTCCACCTCCGGCGGCAGGGCGCGCACCACCGCCGCGGTCTCCTCGGCTGCCGTGATCATGACGGCGCACTTCAGCCCCGCCAGGTTGAACGCCTTCGAGGCGCTGGTGACGGCGTAGCCGACGGATGCCGCGGTGGGAGATGCCGCGAGGAACGGCGTGTAGGGGGTGTCGTCGTATGCGAGCGGCGCGTGGATCTCGTCGCTGATGACGACGGCACCGTGGCGTGCGGCGATCTCGGCAAGGGCGGACAGCGCCTCGGGCCGGTGCGCCGTCCCGGTCGGGTTGTGCGGGTTGCACAAGAGGACGGCGCGGGCGCCGGCGGCCAGCGCCGCGTCGATCCCGTCGAGATCCAGCTGCCACCCGGCACCGGTGTCGACGAGGGGCACGGTCTCGACCCGGCATCCCGCCTCTTCGATGCACATCGCGAACGGCGGGTACACCGGCGGGGTCGTCACGACGGCGTCGCCGGGGCGCGTCGTCGCGCGCAGCAGTTCGACGACGCCCATCATCACGTCGCCGGTCGGGCGAACGCGGGCGGGGTCGACGCTCCAGCCGAACAGGCGCTGCGCGAAGCCTGCGAACGCGTCGGCCAGTCCGTTCTCACGCGGCGTGTAGCCAGTGTCGCCGATCGCGACGGCGTCGGACAGCGCCGCGGTGATCGCCGGGGCGAGGGGGAAGTCGGTCTCCGCGACGAACAGCGGCAGCACGTCGGCGGGGTACGTCCGCCATTTGCTGCTCGAGCGTCGCCGCAGCGTCTCCATCGGAAGGGCGTCGAGGGGGATGGTGCTCACCGGACGAGCCTACCGAAGGGTCCAGGCGTCAGATCGCGAACCCCAGCGCCCGCATCATGTCGCGGCCGTCGTCGGTGATGCGCTCCGGGCCCCACGGCGGCATCCACACCCAGTTGATGCGGAATCGCTCCACGACCTCGTCGAGGGCCTGCGCCGTCTGCTCTTCGAGCACGTCGGTCAGCGGGCAGCCGGCCGACGTCAGCGTCATGTGGATGACGAGCGCGTCGTTCTCGTCGTCCCAGCCGAGGTCGTAGATGAGGCCGAGATCGACGACGTTGATCCCGAGCTCGGGGTCCATGACGTCCTTGAGCGCCTCGGTGACCTCGTCGTACTTCTCGGGGCTGAGGGTCGCGGTCATGCTTCGATCCTAGGCCTCGATGACATCGGAGGGCTCGAGATAGCGGTCATAGCCCTCGTTCTCGAGACGCTCCGCGAGCTCTGGTCCGCCCTCCTCCACGATGCGGCCCTTGACCATGACGTGCACGAAGTCGGGCTTGATGTAGCGGAGGATGCGCGTGTAGTGCGTGATGAGCAGCACACCCAGGTCGGTGGCCTCCTTGGCGCGGTTGACGCCCTCGGAGACGATCTTCAGCGCGTCGACGTCGAGGCCGGAGTCGGTCTCGTCGAGCACGGCGATGGCGGGCTTGAGCAGCTCGAGCTGCAGGATCTCGTGACGCTTCTTCTCACCGCCGGAGAAGCCCTCGTTGACGTTGCGCGCCGCGAACTTCGGGTCCATGCGGAGCGCCTTCATGGCCTCCTTGACGTCCTTGGTCCAGGCGCGGATCGCCGGCGCCTCGC from Microbacterium aurum carries:
- a CDS encoding siderophore-interacting protein, with translation MTRTRPTSRFFRAEVTAITDLTPSFRRFTFGGPDLADYGDPGFDQRIKIVFPTPRTPIDAMPTGEDWWTQWREMDEDARPPFRTYTTRAVRAAAHEVDVDMVSHDVLGPASAWIADAQLGDEVLIFAPTTAHTGISYGIDFVPPAETDDILLAGDETAAPAIAAILEQLPPQARGVVVLEVPHPGDAAYLPVHPGFEYRVAARDHGDRHTHLVAAVEETATRLVPAGRGAEVEEIDIDQDILWEVPRTAKGGAALKSAPLYAWLAGEAGAIKTLRRHLVTDHGIDRRAIAFMGYWRLGRAEV
- a CDS encoding helix-turn-helix domain-containing protein codes for the protein MTTKTITWRLRTLMAERGMFKTTDLLEPLKAEGVTLSREQVFRLVTQTPQRLNVEVLAALCTILDCTPSDLLVLDQAAVRSVEATGTSGRIEDIGDLRTVPARIQRPKP
- a CDS encoding metal-sulfur cluster assembly factor; protein product: MTATLSPEKYDEVTEALKDVMDPELGINVVDLGLIYDLGWDDENDALVIHMTLTSAGCPLTDVLEEQTAQALDEVVERFRINWVWMPPWGPERITDDGRDMMRALGFAI
- a CDS encoding ABC transporter ATP-binding protein yields the protein MTAQHVLTTEALVSGYGATRIVDGIDLQFPSGGISVIVGANACGKSTLLKTIARLIPTQSGAVLLDGKRIDGIPTKELARTLGLLPQQPIAPEGIVVADLVGRGRHPHQKLFRSWTADDDRAVTEALAATGVLDLADRAVDELSGGQRQRVWIAMALAQETDLLLLDEPTTFLDVSHQIDVLDLLTDLNRTRGTTIVMVLHDINLAARYADHLFALKRGRLVADGTPADIVTSDLVREVFDLDALVITDPVSGAPMVLPRGRHHVRAADHATPHATGGTR
- a CDS encoding FecCD family ABC transporter permease, which produces MTVSVAPVRRASAPRGDARRRVVVLAVALVAVVVSVVLSLSFGSRPVSLDQIMAGIAAWVRGETPADIGALAVQSRVPRTVLALLAGAALALSGALMQAITRNPLADPGILGVNTGAALAVVIGIAFFGVSSALGYLGLALVGSFLTAFFVYFVGSVGPGGTTPIKLALAGAATTAALSSLVSAVLLPRQNVMDEFRYWQIGNVGRADWETMGIIVPVLAVGTLVALLCASSLNALALGDDVATGLGVPVGRIRIVAAIAGVALCAAVTAVAGPIGFVGLMVPHAVRLLSGADQRWLLPLSALGGAILLTLADTIGRVIGSPGEVEAGIITAFLGAPVLIAIARRTRMKAL
- a CDS encoding MalY/PatB family protein, producing MSTIPLDALPMETLRRRSSSKWRTYPADVLPLFVAETDFPLAPAITAALSDAVAIGDTGYTPRENGLADAFAGFAQRLFGWSVDPARVRPTGDVMMGVVELLRATTRPGDAVVTTPPVYPPFAMCIEEAGCRVETVPLVDTGAGWQLDLDGIDAALAAGARAVLLCNPHNPTGTAHRPEALSALAEIAARHGAVVISDEIHAPLAYDDTPYTPFLAASPTAASVGYAVTSASKAFNLAGLKCAVMITAAEETAAVVRALPPEVEWRTGLFGAISGVAAFGGASDDWLDALRARLDGNRRLLGDLLRAQLPQAVYRMPEAGYLAWIDLSAYGWGDDPAVRIQRDAKVALHHGPQFGAEGVGFVRLNFGCAPDVLTDAVTRIGALAPA
- the sufC gene encoding Fe-S cluster assembly ATPase SufC; its protein translation is MAVLEIRDLHVTVETDAGTTPILNGVTLTVRTGQTHAIMGPNGSGKSTLAYTIAGHPKYTVTGGSITLDGEDVLAMSVDERARAGLFLAMQYPVEIPGVTVTNFLRTAKTAIDGEAPAIRAWTKDVKEAMKALRMDPKFAARNVNEGFSGGEKKRHEILQLELLKPAIAVLDETDSGLDVDALKIVSEGVNRAKEATDLGVLLITHYTRILRYIKPDFVHVMVKGRIVEEGGPELAERLENEGYDRYLEPSDVIEA
- a CDS encoding iron-siderophore ABC transporter substrate-binding protein, which gives rise to MARNVDRTVGKSPGIVRLSAIRGRQRAPLHGYAGKQTRSWRPKGSESRGTTGCCIRSKSSWFITHALGETTIETKPERVATISWGNQDVALALGVVPVGMDTQVWAWSGTAKPGVYEWTSDKLDELGADLPPLFDATDGVDFEAISDTTPDVILAAQSGLSEEDYETLSGIAPVVAYPGIPWFTPWRDQITLNAEGLGLKAEGEALVDDLEKQIADATADAGFAGKSAAFFYMSPADLSKVSLYTGGDSRTAFLHDLGFDLPQVAVDAADAGSFYLDFSAENADRLADVDVIVTYGDETLLPALQADPLWSTLPAVKNGAVVAVGEGDAYSAAVSPTALSIPWVLDQYVGDLKDAAAKVQ
- a CDS encoding tyrosine-type recombinase/integrase, whose translation is MSEDVEVLLLRQPGVVPLREDAAVFSGMLDGFSRQQVSRGLAKQTIQMRRWQVERFQRFADSYPWEWLPGDIEDFTTSLFSGSRPLARSTVRIYHLTLRAFCDFITDQRYGWVAECRSRFGSVPSQVCFEWNTVAHTVDFEGTPGRRPLDYDELEALFAVADARVETLRQQGRKGALAALRDAQLLKTIYAWGLRRREALGLDVVDLRTNAKTPQWGRFGLLHVRHGKSSKGSIPKRRSVLSLPEFDWAIDGLRVYVEQVREKFNPGNHPGLWPTERGTRVGPRYLDRRFAQLRDEAGLPGALTLHSLRHSYVTHLIELGYAEQFVQAQVGHAYASTTAIYTSVTDDYRNRVLAAAIDKFYFPDGST
- a CDS encoding FecCD family ABC transporter permease; the protein is MTALLAPPTDAAVTRLRAGRRSRSRRRILTMSALGVLAIVLFGAMLVLGNTIYPLSDVLAVLTGQKVPGASFAVGTLRLPRALTAVLAGIAFGVAGSTFQTMLRNPLASPDVIGITSGASAAAVLSLVVLHWSGAATMGLALVAGIVTAAIIYLAARGGESTGGRLILIGIGVGAMMDAVVSYLLLRAAVWDLPAAIRWMTGSLNGSRMEDVPPLAIAVVVLVPIVVLLGRDLGTLELGDASATALGVRVDRTRILLVLAAVALACFATATTGPIAFVAFLAGPIAARIVGPGAPVILPAALTGAVLVLAADLLGQFAFDTKFPVGVITGILGAPYLIYLLIRTSRRGGSS